A stretch of Ischnura elegans chromosome 4, ioIscEleg1.1, whole genome shotgun sequence DNA encodes these proteins:
- the LOC124157363 gene encoding ion transport peptide-like isoform X1 has protein sequence MQPSTIASSGLHSSSSRRRLRGAAAGGAGSLPGLPVLLPVLLLLLAASGVISPPAVQAGPLGSSEEIRAGSGSGHVLGHTLSKRSFFDIQCKGVYDKSIFARLDRICEDCYNLFREPQLHSLCRKNCFTTEYFKGCLDVLLLTDEMENIQTWIKQLHGADPGV, from the exons ATGCAACCATCCACCATTGCGAGCAGCGGGCTtcacagcagcagcagcaggagGAGGCTCCGGGGTGCGGCAGCGGGGGGAGCGGGGTCCCTTCCGGGCCTGCCCGTCCTCTTGCCTGTTCTCCTGCTCCTGCTAGCCGCTTCCGGCGTCATCTCGCCGCCGGCCGTCCAAGCCGGACCACTCGGCTCTTCGGAGGAGATCAGGGCGGGATCGGGCAGCGGCCACGTGCTGGGACACACGCTCAGCAAGCGCTCCTTCTTCGACATCCAGTGCAAGGGAGTGTACGACAAGAGCATCTTCGCGCGCTTGGACCGCATCTGCGAGGATTGCTACAACCTATTCCGAGAGCCACAGCTTCATTCACTATGCAG GAAGAACTGTTTCACAACGGAATACTTCAAGGGCTGCCTGGATGTCTTGCTGCTAACGGacgaaatggaaaatattcaaacttgGATAAAGCAATTACATGGGGCCGATCCAGGGGTTTag
- the LOC124157363 gene encoding ion transport peptide isoform X2, translating to MQPSTIASSGLHSSSSRRRLRGAAAGGAGSLPGLPVLLPVLLLLLAASGVISPPAVQAGPLGSSEEIRAGSGSGHVLGHTLSKRSFFDIQCKGVYDKSIFARLDRICEDCYNLFREPQLHSLCRSQCFSTPYFNGCIVALYLQDEEDQYNKMVDFLGK from the exons ATGCAACCATCCACCATTGCGAGCAGCGGGCTtcacagcagcagcagcaggagGAGGCTCCGGGGTGCGGCAGCGGGGGGAGCGGGGTCCCTTCCGGGCCTGCCCGTCCTCTTGCCTGTTCTCCTGCTCCTGCTAGCCGCTTCCGGCGTCATCTCGCCGCCGGCCGTCCAAGCCGGACCACTCGGCTCTTCGGAGGAGATCAGGGCGGGATCGGGCAGCGGCCACGTGCTGGGACACACGCTCAGCAAGCGCTCCTTCTTCGACATCCAGTGCAAGGGAGTGTACGACAAGAGCATCTTCGCGCGCTTGGACCGCATCTGCGAGGATTGCTACAACCTATTCCGAGAGCCACAGCTTCATTCACTATGCAG GTCCCAATGCTTCAGCACGCCTTACTTTAATGGGTGCATTGTGGCCCTTTATCTCCAAGATGAAGAAGACCAGTATAACAAGATGGTCGACTTCTTGGGGAAGTAA